Proteins encoded in a region of the Planococcus shixiaomingii genome:
- the recD2 gene encoding SF1B family DNA helicase RecD2, which produces MAGQIDLFQEEVQFVLGRPVVSIFHNPDNLFTIAKVKIQQTNTSYEEKEIIVSGYFPKLSMEEQYRFTGLVKNHPKYGVQFQVETFTKEVPETEQGIIHYLSSDMFNGIGRKTAETIVKKLGKDAIKKILEDPEALDAVPRLSDDKKDNIRATLQMNLGLERVMIQLNDWGFGPQVGMRIYQAYREETIDLLTKNPFRLIEEIEGIGFQRADELGAKLGITGSHPDRIKASVLHLLNQASLSEGHVYVDAKTLIPLVKQLLETSQREDISIEAISKAMIELNNEGKVAGEETRLYLPSLYYSEVGIATKLETMLASQENRTRFPASEVRRALGEAEERLGVNYAETQIEAIDSSINSSVMILTGGPGTGKTTVVRGLVEVYAELHGLSLDPKEYAKKKEPFPIILAAPTGRAAKRLSESTELPAMTIHRLLGFNGQEKEEETEKEIEGRLIIIDEMSMVDTWLAHQLLKAVPEDAQIIFVGDQDQLPPVGPGQVLRDMLDSKRIPTVELKDIYRQSSGSSIIELAHQMKNGQLPADITAKTADRSFIKAGADQIPSVVEKVVKSALSKGHSIKDIQVLAPMYKGPAGIDALNRMIQEMVNPNTDGKRKELVFGDITYRIGDKILQLVNQPESNVFNGDMGEVVAILKAKETVEKQDMLVASFDGIEVTYERSDLNQLTLAYCCSIHKAQGSEFPTVIMPVVRGYMKMLRRNLLYTGITRSKDFLILCGDPSVFRFGVERTDDAKRMTTLKDRLARSEAEPVKEAAEEEVGPASLTADNAHAIHPLIGMEGVTPRDFMEA; this is translated from the coding sequence ATGGCAGGGCAAATCGATTTGTTTCAAGAAGAAGTTCAGTTTGTGCTGGGACGACCGGTCGTTTCTATTTTTCACAATCCCGATAATTTATTTACCATCGCAAAAGTGAAAATCCAACAAACAAACACCTCGTACGAAGAAAAAGAAATCATCGTTTCCGGCTATTTTCCTAAGTTGTCGATGGAAGAACAATACCGATTTACCGGTTTGGTCAAAAATCACCCGAAATACGGCGTCCAGTTCCAAGTGGAGACATTTACGAAAGAAGTGCCGGAAACCGAACAAGGCATCATCCATTATTTATCGAGCGACATGTTTAACGGCATTGGCCGCAAAACCGCCGAGACGATTGTTAAAAAACTCGGCAAAGACGCCATCAAAAAAATTCTGGAAGACCCGGAAGCACTCGACGCCGTTCCGCGGCTTTCTGACGATAAAAAAGACAACATCCGAGCGACATTGCAAATGAACCTTGGCCTTGAGCGGGTAATGATCCAATTGAACGATTGGGGCTTTGGCCCGCAAGTCGGCATGCGCATTTATCAGGCATACCGGGAAGAAACCATCGATCTGCTGACAAAAAATCCGTTTCGCCTGATTGAAGAAATCGAAGGCATCGGTTTCCAGCGGGCGGATGAGCTTGGTGCCAAACTCGGAATCACCGGCAGCCACCCTGACCGCATCAAAGCGTCGGTTCTGCATTTGCTGAACCAGGCATCGCTTTCTGAAGGGCATGTTTATGTTGATGCGAAAACGTTGATTCCACTTGTAAAGCAGCTGCTGGAAACGAGCCAGCGCGAAGACATTTCAATCGAGGCCATCTCGAAAGCAATGATTGAATTGAATAATGAAGGCAAAGTAGCAGGAGAAGAAACGCGGCTTTATTTGCCTTCGCTGTATTATTCTGAAGTGGGGATTGCGACAAAACTGGAAACGATGCTCGCATCCCAGGAAAACCGCACCCGGTTCCCAGCATCGGAAGTGCGGCGGGCACTCGGCGAAGCGGAAGAACGTCTCGGCGTCAATTATGCCGAGACGCAAATCGAAGCGATCGATTCGAGCATCAATTCATCAGTGATGATATTGACTGGAGGGCCGGGGACAGGGAAAACGACTGTTGTCAGGGGCTTAGTGGAAGTGTATGCGGAACTGCATGGCTTGTCGCTTGATCCGAAAGAATATGCAAAGAAAAAAGAGCCGTTCCCAATCATTTTGGCCGCACCGACCGGACGCGCTGCGAAACGCCTGAGCGAATCGACTGAACTGCCGGCGATGACCATTCACCGGCTTCTTGGCTTTAACGGCCAGGAAAAAGAAGAAGAAACCGAAAAAGAAATCGAAGGCAGGCTGATTATCATCGATGAAATGTCGATGGTCGACACATGGCTTGCGCATCAACTGTTAAAAGCTGTACCCGAAGACGCCCAAATCATTTTTGTCGGCGACCAGGACCAGCTGCCGCCAGTTGGGCCAGGTCAAGTGCTCCGCGACATGCTTGATTCAAAACGAATCCCGACGGTCGAACTGAAAGACATTTACCGGCAATCTTCCGGTTCATCAATTATCGAACTCGCTCACCAAATGAAGAATGGCCAGCTTCCGGCAGATATTACTGCTAAAACGGCAGACCGCTCGTTCATTAAAGCGGGAGCTGACCAAATTCCGTCAGTTGTTGAAAAAGTCGTGAAAAGCGCATTGAGTAAAGGCCATTCCATTAAAGACATCCAGGTACTGGCGCCAATGTACAAAGGGCCGGCGGGCATAGATGCCTTGAACCGGATGATCCAGGAAATGGTCAACCCGAATACCGACGGCAAGCGAAAAGAATTGGTGTTTGGCGACATCACGTACCGAATCGGCGACAAGATTCTGCAGCTCGTCAACCAGCCGGAAAGCAATGTGTTCAACGGCGATATGGGCGAAGTTGTCGCCATTCTGAAAGCGAAAGAAACCGTCGAGAAACAAGACATGCTTGTGGCGTCGTTCGACGGCATCGAAGTGACGTATGAGCGCAGCGACTTGAACCAATTGACGCTCGCGTATTGCTGCTCGATCCACAAAGCGCAAGGCTCGGAATTTCCGACGGTTATTATGCCGGTTGTCCGCGGCTACATGAAAATGCTGCGCCGCAACCTGCTGTATACCGGCATCACTCGAAGCAAAGACTTCTTGATTCTGTGCGGAGACCCGAGCGTCTTTCGTTTCGGCGTGGAACGCACCGACGATGCCAAGCGCATGACCACGCTGAAAGACCGACTTGCGAGATCAGAAGCAGAACCGGTTAAAGAAGCTGCCGAAGAAGAAGTTGGACCCGCGAGCTTAACCGCCGATAACGCCCATGCAATCCACCCGTTGATTGGTATGGAAGGCGTTACGCCACGCGATTTTATGGAGGCATAG